The Pseudomonas sp. MPC6 nucleotide sequence GTTCGTGCTTCTGGACAAGGGAGAGATACTCGTCGACGTCTTCCTGCGTCCGATGCTCCTGCCCCAAGAGCGACTCGCTCAAACAGTTGAATCGCATAGATTCCTCGAGCGTCAGGCCAGCAAAGACTTCGTTGCCCTGTTGGTCTTCACTGAGGGCTCGTATTTTCCTGAGGTACGCGCGCTGCATGTCCGTGAGCACAAGCATTTGGATCTCCTGTCAATTGCCACTGCGGAGCTGTGCCGCAATGCGCAGAGTTGATCACCCGATCATTTTGAGGGCCTTTTGTATGGGGTCAGCCGCGCTTGAAAGTTCCACCCAGATTTCACCCGTGAAGAGGCACCTATCCGAACGGGATTTGCTTCGGCGAATGGCTTGTTTCTATCTGCCTCTGTCGGGCATCCACGCACAATCGTAGACAACTATTGGAAACTTCACTGAACGTAGGGGGGGAGGTGATGCGCAGGTACTAGATAGAAAAACGACGCATCTACCTTTTTAAGATGCTGCCTGCCTTTGAAGGGCGCTCGTGCTTCTCATTGGAAACCACGGAAGATTGCTTGCTGTGGTGGCCAATAGCCGCTAATAGTGATGGAGGCTTGGAGAGGGCGTCTCATTGATTGCGAGATTTGTTGTTGTTCCTGCGATCCCAACAGAAACTGGCTGGATGCGTAACGGGTCGCGTTACTACTGCCAGACAGCACCTATAGGCTTCAACCTCTATGACAATGACGGAAAGCTTCGGCTTAAGCCAACCTATCAGACCCGAGAGGAAGCTCAGCGTGAGTGCCAGCGGGTTAACCTGGAGCGGTTACAAAGCGTCCTGTCAGAGTGAGGATCCATTCCGATCCTCTAGACGTTGACCAATGCCAGGCGGTTACTCGACGTTAGGCATTCTGGCCCCCAGCAGATCAGCGGGGTCAAGCGGTGCCGTAACGTACGCTCCTCTCCCGTGGATGCTCGGCGTTCAATAGCGAGCAAACCGCCTCTGCATCAGCCCTGACTTCGAATACGCCATGCTTGCTAGCCGAGCCTCCTTCCACGAGATCTACGACCCTGTATTGCTTACTGCCATCGTCCAGTCTGGTGGTCTTGATGACCTTGAATCGTGGCTGCATGGAGGCGTTCCCTGCTAAAGAATGGTGCTCTACAAGTACCGGCATGACTCCATGATTTCAACCGCTGTGCAGGACTGAGCTGAGACAATTTATGACAGCGCATGATGCTTTGCCCTTGGGAGGGACGGTGCCTCATATACGTTCGTACGGATCAAGGCGGCTCGTCTTGATTTCTTTAAGTGCTAGATATGTTTCTTTGTCAAAGCCCAATATTCCTCGATTACAGATGCTTTGAAAGCCGTTACCGGCGCATATTTTTCCAGTGCATAGGCCACGAACGCTTTGGCGATGTGCATGAGATGAGGATTTAGGTGAAGCGCGGCCCAATCGATTTTCATAGCCTTTCCACCGTCGTACCACGTCCAGACGCTCAATCGGGTATCGACGTATCGTGGCTGGTCATTAGTTCGAGTTCGAATAGCAACCTGAGCCGGGCCCTCGAATACGTAAGCCGGTGAAGAGGAGGAGGGTGAAGCCTGTTCTTGATCGGCTGATTTGGTCACGATGAACCTCCTTAACTGTCAAGTCGGCTCCAGGCTGCCGAGGCGCGCTCGGCGTTATGGCGGTTGGCTGACTCGGCTAGATAACGACTTGCATAACGGCGTGGCATCGCCGAAGTATCAGACCAGCCGCAGACTCGTCGGAGTTCGTCCGTGGCGCGCTCGAGGTCATGTCCACGCTTCTCGACCAGGTAAGCCAAAAACCGGTCGGCAAAGGTGTGGCGAAAGTCATACGCGGAAAGTGTAGGCAACAAACCCGGGTGAGCCAGTTCAATGGTCAGAAACAGCCGATCAAGGACGTTAGACAATGCGCGAATCGACAGCGGGCGGCCTCGGTCAGAGATGAACAGATAGCGGTACAGCAATTTCATCGGTTTGCCGTCACGCAGAGGGCGCCGTTCGCCCTGGATATAGTGCTCGTAGACCTCATACAACTGTGCGGAGATACCTACTGTCCGTCCGTGGGTTTTCAGCGCAGGCTCTTCAGCGCGCGGGTCACCTGGATCATGTTCGCGATCATTGATGCTGACATAGGCATGCTGAGATCCCTGATTGATATCCGTGGTGTAGAGCTTCAGAAGCTCTCCGCGACGGATACCGGTCTCCAGCAGCAATTCAATCATTAGCCAATTGCGTAACTGCAATCGTTCCGGAAACGGATTCTCCGCAGCGCCCGGGCGAATCAGTGTGCGAATGATCGTATCTGTCAGACTGCGGTAACGAGCGTGGTCGGGACGTACATTGATGATATGACGCTCAAAGCGTCGTTAAAATGACGTCGGCGACATCTGCAAATACCCCCTCGATGTTAGCCAGGTTGGTTGAGTGTTGACGATCGCGCGGGGATCGCGCGCAGGTGCGCTGCGGCAGTGTCGTATGCGAGGTGTCTGAGTTTGAGTTGTTCGTAGATGAACGGAACGAGTATGGGCAACGTCTCAGCTGCACACGCAGACCTGAAGAGAAACGGCTCTGAATCAGTTTCATCGGCAGCCACATCATTGATTGACTTGCCATGAACTCGAAGGACATGGCCCGTTGAGAGAGTGGACGTCAGAAACGGATTTGTTGATTCAGTGGCTTAGGCAGCTTATGAGCGTCTATGACTAGTACATGATTTAACATAATATACATTACACGTAATGCTGTATTTCAGGATCAGCCCGGTTGCACGCACATTTCGAGGAGATGATTCACCCTCAACCCTCAACCCTCAACCCTCAACCCTCAACCTTCAACCTTCAATCACTCAATCACGTGCCAGCTTCTCGAACACCATCAAATGCTCCGGAAACTGTTCGCCAAGCTTGCGCCGACTACCCATCTCCATATCCGCATAATCAAACCCTGGTGAAACCGCTTCACTGATCAATCCGTATCCCGTCGGCCCATCCAGCAGCTGCGAAGCTTTCCAGATTCCGCCAGGCACGTGCAGCTGCAGACATTCGCCTGCGATAATGTCGCTGCCCATCACCACAGTTTTCAACGTGCCGTCCGGATAGATCAGGCTGTACTGAATCGCGTCGCCCAGATGGTAGAAATGCACGATGTCGGACCGGTTCAGATGAAAGTGTCCGATCGGCGCATCGCGGGTCAGCAGATAATAGATGGAGCTCATCAAATAACGTTGACCGGCAGCAGTCTCGAGTATCGAATGATCGGTCTGGAAGGTTCTGCGGTAGAATCCACCTTCCATGTGGAGCTCCAGGTTGAGTGCGGCGACCACGGCTTGAGCGTTGGGGTTTTGGTTGTCGCGTCTGTTTTGCGCCATGGGACAAGCCGCCTCTCAGTGATCAGAAATATAACCAGTAATTATAATTAAACTAAACATCTATTTAGTTGAGTTATATATCCACCCATTTATTCCCCTGTACCAGATTCAACTCCCCTACCCAATCCGAGCACTCGTTTCACGTTGAATGTAGTGCATCGACTGACTGATCCAGGCCCCGGAACTTCTACTTACGCATACGCGCACTACTCACCGCGGCGCGCGCCATCTGCAATTCTTCGCCTTGCAACCACTGGGCGTAATAGTCTTTCAGCTCCTCCTCCCAGCCAATCACTTCATCCAG carries:
- a CDS encoding cupin domain-containing protein, with amino-acid sequence MAQNRRDNQNPNAQAVVAALNLELHMEGGFYRRTFQTDHSILETAAGQRYLMSSIYYLLTRDAPIGHFHLNRSDIVHFYHLGDAIQYSLIYPDGTLKTVVMGSDIIAGECLQLHVPGGIWKASQLLDGPTGYGLISEAVSPGFDYADMEMGSRRKLGEQFPEHLMVFEKLARD
- a CDS encoding site-specific integrase, which encodes MIELLLETGIRRGELLKLYTTDINQGSQHAYVSINDREHDPGDPRAEEPALKTHGRTVGISAQLYEVYEHYIQGERRPLRDGKPMKLLYRYLFISDRGRPLSIRALSNVLDRLFLTIELAHPGLLPTLSAYDFRHTFADRFLAYLVEKRGHDLERATDELRRVCGWSDTSAMPRRYASRYLAESANRHNAERASAAWSRLDS